The proteins below are encoded in one region of Oncorhynchus gorbuscha isolate QuinsamMale2020 ecotype Even-year linkage group LG01, OgorEven_v1.0, whole genome shotgun sequence:
- the LOC124043608 gene encoding toll-like receptor 8, which yields MDATTCWLQLAPLFLYHFLVPTSCHWMPRQFPCDVTVNTTNTTDDIIFNCEERRLKNVPVGITKNVTVLDLSENNIRNVSLDAFSNLENLTLLNLNCVNKNGDTHIAEGAFKNLTNLQDLRLNGNGLINIPQILPLILDKLMLDNNKINFSNMSNLVGIQHVKELYLSKNCYYWNPCETDFTIGYGTFSVLTKLKVLMLAYNNLTRVPKGLPSSIQELHLDSNKIQQIAEDDFLGLTHLTILELQGNCPRCSNAPYPCVPCPNDSLDIHPHAFHGLTQLQTLHLAGNSLRFINNSWFESLNNLTHLFLSYNYLTNTITSGTFFSYLPKLEKIDLSFNYDLLAYPETLQLSTNFSQLVSLTTLHIMGFVFREIHLETLRPLYELKHLSVLNIGTNFIVRSDSHIFNKFSNSSLKVIYLAENRLYPISVNDSPGCGTGGNLKSVLYTSPLTGYYSNSRDFSYGINHNLVKPECFISGRVLVLSSNNLFFISPKQFEGYGDIACLNLSRNGFSAALNGTEFTSLPNLKYLDLSFNKIDLAYDNAFKELKKLEILDLSYNSHYFEVSGVTHNLNFLKNLPTLKVLNMSHNNIFTLTTKQMTSTSLKELQFQHNLLATLWKEGDDSYNSLFKKLTNLTYLDISFNGIEKIPSKVYENIPYTLQKLCISHNSLCHFDWDKLAGFQQLNFLDLSYNSLFHVSANLSNFTNTLQILDLSHNQIFQLSRGFLRGAQSLQILDLSYNQLTIINKTTFLSGPENYMKTLSLQGNPFQCTCDLLEFILWIKDNKNVEIPRLASEVTCNMPAKMRGQPMILFNIKECNEDNIAFLIYSLSTSLIIFTVVITMAGHVFYWDASYILYYLRAKLKGYHSLKSTTTDNLYDAFVTYDTRDPLVSDWVLNQLRVQLEERGERHLPLCLEERDWAPGVPLIDNLFQSIRQSRKTVFVLTEAYMRTGNFRMAVYLAHQRLLDENIDVIVLVLLEPVLQHSHFLLLRRRLCGRSVLEWPQSAAAETWFWQHLRNAVRLDNQVMYNKIYSRYFTSK from the exons ATG GATGCTACCACCTGCTGGTTACAGTTGGCTCCATTGTTCCTATACCACTTCCTGGTACCTACCTCATGTCATTGGATGCCACGGCAGTTTCCATGTGACGTTACGGTCAATACTACCAATACCACGGATGACATCATCTTTAATTGTGAGGAGCGTCGACTGAAAAATGTACCTGTTGGCATCACCAAGAATGTGACCGTGCTGGACCTATCAGAAAACAACATCAGAAATGTATCTCTTGATGCATTTTCTAATCTGGAGAACCTGACCCTTCTCAATCTCAACTGTGTCAACAAAAATGGTGACACACACATCGCTGAAGGTGCCTTCAAGAATCTGACAAACCTGCAGGACCTAAGGCTTAATGGCAATGGCCTCATCAACATTCCTCAAATTCTCCCACTCATTCTGGACAAACTCATGCTGGACAATAACAAGATCAATTTCTCCAATATGAGCAACCTTGTCGGTATACAACATGTGAAGGAGCTGTACTTATCCAAAAATTGCTATTACTGGAATCCCTGTGAGACTGACTTTACTATTGGATATGGCACCTTCTCAGTATTGACTAAGTTGAAGGTTTTGATGTTGGCCTATAATAATTTAACTCGTGTTCCAAAAGGACTGCCAAGCTCTATACAAGAATTACACCTCGATTCGAACAAGATACAGCAAATTGCTGAGGATGATTTCCTTGGACTAACCCATCTAACAATCCTGGAATTACAGGGAAACTGTCCACGATGCTCCAATGCTCCATATCCTTGTGTTCCCTGTCCTAATGATTCTCTGGATATTCATCCTCATGCATTTCATGGTCTTACACAGTTACAGACACTGCACCTAGCAGGCAACTCACTTCGTTTCATCAATAACTCCTGGTTTGAGAGCTTGAACAATCTTACACATCTGTTCCTGTCTTATAATTACTTAACCAATACTATCACCAGTGGAACCTTTTTTAGCTATCTCCCAAAGCTAGAAAAGATTGATTTGTCATTTAATTATGATTTGCTTGCCTACCCTGAAACCCTACAGCTTTCAACAAACTTTTCACAATTGGTGTCTCTTACAACGTTACATATAATGGGTTTTGTTTTCAGGGAAATTCATTTAGAAACACTCAGACCGCTTTATGAACTCAAGCATCTTTCAGTGTTGAACATCGGAACTAACTTTATTGTTCGATCTGATTCCCACATATTCAACAAATTCTCAAACTCAAGTCTCAAAGTCATATATCTTGCGGAAAACAGGCTTTATCCAATTTCAGTGAATGATTCCCCAGGTTGTGGCACAGGCGGCAACTTAAAGTCGGTGTTGTACACGTCACCACTGACTGGATATTATTCCAATTCAAGGGACTTTTCTTATGGAATAAATCACAACCTTGTGAAGCCAGAATGCTTTATCTCTGGTCGAGTGCTGGTCCTTAGTTCAAATAATCTCTTTTTCATTTCTCCAAAGCAATTTGAGGGCTATGGTGACATTGCATGTCTAAACTTATCAAGAAATGGATTTTCAGCAGCATTGAACGGGACAGAGTTCACCTCATTACCAAACCTAAAATATCTCGACCTGTCCTTTAACAAGATTGACCTGGCCTATGACAACGCCTTCAAGGAATTAAAGAAACTCGAAATATTAGACCTAAGTTACAACAGCCACTATTTTGAAGTGTCTGGTGTGACACATAATTTAAATTTTTTGAAAAATCTACCGACTCTGAAAGTATTGAATATGTCACACAATAACATTTTTACATTAACCACTAAGCAGATGACAAGCACATCTTTAAAAGAGCTTCAATTTCAACACAATTTGTTGGCTACATTATGGAAAGAGGGGGATGACTCATACAACAGTCTTTTTAAAAAGCTGACGAATTTGACCTATCTGGATATTTCATTTAACGGCATTGAGAAGATCCCATCAAAAGTCTATGAAAACATACCATATACCCTTCAAAAACTATGTATTAGTCATAATTCACTCTGCCATTTTGATTGGGATAAACTGGCAGGTTTTCAACAACTGAATTTCCTGGATCTAAGCTACAATTCTTTATTTCATGTGTCAGCAAATCTCTCAAActtcacaaacacacttcagATTCTTGACTTAAGCCACAATCAGATTTTTCAACTCTCTCGTGGATTTCTTAGGGGTGCTCAAAGCCTTCAGATACTTGACCTCAGCTACAACCAACTGACTATCATCAACAAGACCACCTTCCTATCGGGCCCTGAAAACTACATGAAAACCTTGTCCTTGCAAGGTAATCCATTCCAGTGTACCTGTGATTTACTAGAGTTCATCCTGTGGATAAAAGATAACAAAAACGTGGAGATCCCCAGACTGGCCAGTGAGGTGACCTGCAACATGCCAGCCAAAATGAGAGGCCAACCAATGATACTGTTTAACATTAAAGAATGCAACGAGGACAACATAGCCTTCCTGATTTACTCCCTATCCACTTCCTTGATCATATTCACTGTGGTCATCACTATGGCAGGGCATGTGTTTTATTGGGATGCCTCCTATATTCTATACTATCTGAGGGCAAAGCTGAAGGGCTACCATTCGTTGaagtcaacaacaacagacaatcTCTATGATGCCTTTGTTACCTACGACACCAGAGACCCGTTGGTGTCAGACTGGGTACTGAACCAACTGCGGGTGCAgctggaagagaggggggagagacacctgcctctctgtctggagGAACGAGACTGGGCCCCTGGGGTCCCCCTAATAGACAACCTCTTCCAGAGCATTCGACAGAGCCGCAAGACTGTCTTTGTGCTGACCGAGGCTTACATGAGGACTGGGAACTTCAGGATGGCTGTGTACCTGGCCCACCAGAGGTTGCTGGATGAGAACATAGATGTGATTGTGTTGGTTCTCCTGGAACCCGTGCTGCAGCACTCTCACTTCCTCCTTCTGCGGCGGCGTCTGTGTGGAAGGAGTGTTCTAGAGTGGCCGCAGTCTGCAGCCGCTGAGACCTGGTTCTGGCAGCACCTAAGGAACGCTGTCAGGTTAGACAACCAGGTGATGTACAACAAGATCTACTCCAGGTACTTCACCAGCAAGTAG